One Capricornis sumatraensis isolate serow.1 chromosome 8, serow.2, whole genome shotgun sequence genomic region harbors:
- the LOC138084434 gene encoding keratin, high-sulfur matrix protein, IIIA3-like, protein MTGSCCGPTFSSLSCGGGCLQPCCFRDPCCCRPVSCQTTVSRPVTCVPRCTRPICEPCRRPVCCDPCSLQEGCCRPITCCPTSCQAVVCRPCCWATTCCQPVSVQSPCCRPTFCQPAPCRTTCRTFRTSRCC, encoded by the coding sequence ATGACCGGCTCCTGCTGCGGCCCCACCTTCTCCTCCCTCAGCTGTGGCGGAGGCTGCCTCCAGCCCTGCTGCTTCCGCGACCCCTGCTGCTGCCGCCCCGTGTCCTGCCAGACCACCGTGAGCCGCCCCGTGACCTGCGTGCCCCGCTGCACGCGCCCCATCTGCGAGCCCTGCCGCCGCCCGGTCTGCTGCGACCCCTGCAGCCTGCAGGAGGGCTGCTGCCGCCCCATCACCTGCTGCCCCACGTCCTGCCAGGCCGTGGTCTGCCGCCCCTGCTGCTGGGCCACCACGTGCTGCCAGCCCGTGTCTGTGCAGTCCCCGTGCTGCCGCCCCACCTTCTGCCAGCCGGCCCCGTGCCGCACCACCTGCCG